A genomic segment from Streptomyces sp. NBC_00237 encodes:
- a CDS encoding MarR family winged helix-turn-helix transcriptional regulator, protein MPKPLSLPFDPISRADELWQQRWGPVPSMAAITSIMRAQQILLAEVDSVVKPYGLTFARYEALVLLTFSKAGELPMSKIGERLMVHPTSVTNTVDRLVRSGLVDKRPNPNDGRGTLASITDKGREVVESATRDLMAMEFGLGVYDAEECAEIFAMLRPLRVSAKDFDEEG, encoded by the coding sequence GTGCCGAAGCCGCTCAGCCTCCCCTTCGATCCCATCTCCCGCGCCGACGAACTCTGGCAGCAGCGCTGGGGACCCGTGCCGTCGATGGCCGCGATCACCTCGATCATGCGCGCCCAGCAGATCCTCCTGGCGGAGGTGGACTCGGTCGTCAAGCCGTACGGGCTGACCTTCGCCCGCTACGAGGCGCTGGTCCTGCTGACCTTCTCCAAGGCGGGCGAACTGCCGATGTCGAAGATCGGCGAGCGGCTCATGGTCCACCCGACCTCGGTCACGAACACCGTCGACCGCCTGGTCAGGTCCGGCCTCGTCGACAAGCGCCCCAACCCCAACGACGGCCGGGGCACGCTCGCCTCCATCACGGACAAGGGCCGCGAGGTCGTGGAGTCGGCGACGCGGGACCTGATGGCGATGGAGTTCGGGCTCGGGGTGTACGACGCGGAGGAGTGCGCGGAGATCTTCGCGATGCTGCGCCCTCTGCGGGTGTCGGCCAAGGACTTCGACGAGGAAGGCTGA
- a CDS encoding glycoside hydrolase family 6 protein yields the protein MSGRRIFRTRTSTVLASAVTSAVICTAAACSAPDDPGPESSAPARSEGPASDTSPFWVDPDSSAARQVEEWTAQGRTDDANQLRKISERPVANWPAGDNPVPDVQRVTGGAAKAGKSVVLVAYNIPHRDCGQHSAGGAADSNAYRGWLDAFATAIGNAPATVILEPDAVPHIVDGCTPGVHHGERSTLLSQAVDRLKRQPKTQVYVDAGNPAWITDPGKLVEPLKRAGIAKADGFSLNVSNFQRDEAVKAYGAKLSALLGGTHFVVDSSRNGEGPLPGARADAWCNPSGRALGKPPTDRTGDPLLDAYLWVKRPGDSDGECRGGPTAGTWWPDYALGLARKSR from the coding sequence ATGTCCGGCCGAAGGATCTTCCGTACGCGTACGTCGACCGTGCTCGCGAGCGCTGTGACCAGCGCCGTGATCTGCACGGCCGCCGCCTGCTCCGCCCCCGACGACCCCGGCCCCGAATCCAGCGCCCCCGCGCGGTCCGAAGGCCCCGCCTCCGACACCTCCCCCTTCTGGGTCGACCCCGACTCCAGCGCCGCCCGCCAGGTCGAAGAATGGACGGCCCAGGGCCGTACCGACGACGCGAACCAGCTCAGGAAGATCTCCGAGCGGCCCGTCGCCAACTGGCCCGCGGGCGACAACCCGGTCCCCGACGTCCAGCGGGTCACCGGGGGCGCGGCCAAGGCGGGCAAGAGCGTCGTCCTCGTCGCGTACAACATCCCGCACCGCGACTGCGGCCAGCACAGCGCGGGCGGCGCCGCCGACTCGAACGCGTACCGGGGCTGGCTCGACGCCTTCGCCACCGCGATCGGGAACGCGCCCGCCACCGTGATCCTGGAGCCCGACGCCGTCCCGCACATCGTCGACGGCTGCACCCCCGGCGTGCACCACGGCGAGCGCAGCACGCTCCTCTCCCAGGCCGTCGACCGGCTGAAGCGGCAGCCGAAGACGCAGGTGTACGTCGACGCTGGGAACCCGGCCTGGATCACCGACCCGGGCAAGCTCGTCGAACCCCTGAAGCGCGCCGGAATCGCCAAGGCCGACGGCTTCTCCCTCAACGTCTCCAACTTCCAGCGCGACGAAGCGGTCAAGGCGTACGGCGCGAAGCTGTCCGCCCTCCTCGGCGGCACGCACTTCGTCGTCGACTCCAGCCGCAACGGCGAAGGCCCCCTCCCGGGGGCCCGCGCGGACGCCTGGTGCAACCCGTCCGGGCGGGCGCTCGGCAAACCGCCCACGGACAGGACCGGCGACCCGCTCCTCGACGCCTACCTGTGGGTCAAGCGCCCCGGCGACTCGGACGGCGAGTGCCGGGGCGGCCCCACTGCGGGGACCTGGTGGCCCGACTACGCACTCGGCCTGGCCCGTAAGTCCCGCTGA
- a CDS encoding MFS transporter has product MPDGPSTPAPAKRIGYLALFRVREFRPLFLAHLLSLLGVAVSEIALTVLVYELTSSPFLSALTFALGLLPYLLGGTLLSGIADRYPARRVLVVCDLICAVCVAVMVWPGTPVAGLLALRCLVAAVAPVFAGTRMATLADILGDGDLYILGRSLLRIVSQSSVLIGFGAGGLLLAVVSPRGAIAVTAGTFLCSALLLRFGTRKRPARLTSKEGGSSLLRDSLDGARLVFRDRLLRAQMLLFWMPAFFVVTPEALSAAYADRIGASAAALGLIMCGMPVGHIAAELYAGSALSPRARSRLVFPAVSLGLVPLVAYLAVPGMAWTVVLQVLVGMSGAYIIGLDQWFVEALPEELRGRATTLQTAGLMTVQGLGMALAGLAAEFVPVQLVVAGAGAIGTLCTLLLVGELRRATVRRNTGPERTRTEPRDKADQHMTDR; this is encoded by the coding sequence ATGCCCGATGGCCCCTCAACTCCCGCACCAGCGAAGCGTATTGGCTACCTCGCCCTCTTCCGCGTACGCGAATTCCGGCCCCTCTTCCTCGCCCACCTCCTCTCCCTCCTCGGCGTCGCCGTCAGCGAGATCGCCCTCACCGTTCTCGTCTACGAACTCACCTCCTCCCCCTTCCTCTCCGCCCTCACCTTCGCCCTCGGCCTCCTCCCGTACCTCCTCGGCGGCACCCTTCTCTCCGGCATCGCCGACCGGTACCCCGCGCGCCGCGTCCTCGTCGTCTGCGACCTGATCTGTGCCGTCTGCGTCGCCGTCATGGTGTGGCCCGGCACGCCCGTCGCCGGGCTTCTCGCGCTGCGCTGTCTCGTCGCCGCCGTCGCGCCCGTGTTCGCGGGCACCCGCATGGCCACGCTCGCCGACATCCTCGGCGACGGGGACCTGTACATCCTGGGCCGTTCCCTCCTGCGGATCGTCTCGCAGAGCTCGGTCCTGATCGGGTTCGGCGCGGGCGGACTGCTGCTCGCCGTCGTGTCGCCGCGCGGGGCCATCGCCGTCACCGCGGGCACGTTCCTCTGCTCGGCGCTGCTGCTCCGCTTCGGTACGAGGAAGAGGCCCGCCCGCCTCACGTCGAAGGAGGGCGGCTCCTCGCTCCTGCGGGACTCCCTCGACGGGGCCCGGCTGGTCTTCCGCGACCGGCTGCTGCGCGCCCAGATGCTGCTGTTCTGGATGCCCGCCTTCTTCGTCGTCACCCCGGAGGCCCTGTCCGCCGCGTACGCGGACCGGATCGGTGCGAGCGCGGCGGCCCTCGGGCTGATCATGTGCGGGATGCCGGTCGGGCACATCGCGGCCGAGCTGTACGCGGGCTCCGCGCTCTCCCCGCGCGCCCGCTCCCGGCTGGTGTTCCCGGCCGTCTCGCTCGGGCTCGTCCCCCTCGTCGCGTACCTCGCCGTGCCCGGGATGGCCTGGACCGTCGTCCTCCAGGTCCTCGTCGGGATGAGCGGGGCGTACATCATCGGGCTCGACCAGTGGTTCGTCGAGGCGCTGCCCGAGGAGCTGCGCGGCCGGGCCACGACGCTCCAGACCGCCGGGCTGATGACCGTACAGGGGCTGGGGATGGCGCTGGCCGGGCTGGCGGCCGAATTCGTACCCGTCCAGCTGGTGGTGGCAGGGGCCGGAGCGATCGGCACCCTCTGCACGCTTCTGCTCGTCGGCGAGCTCCGCAGGGCGACGGTGCGGCGGAACACCGGACCCGAACGTACGAGGACCGAACCGCGAGACAAAGCTGACCAGCATATGACTGACCGGTAG
- a CDS encoding DUF5937 family protein: MAYHLDFADTDLTRIRFALSPLWETQEAVRTLKRPARQGRHLPWLRAIRSAYEQLDLHPLWLLMPDRGYTPTFLCPPPLGPDTPFSDEIAALRASDPRTAHTQLALALTCTPGATDSPTGRALLAQPAAAVRDLADLLEAVWHRLVEPYWPRLRALLEADLLFHTRRLAQGGLEALFSELHPRLAWTPPTLTLTTRAGWEERRPLDGQGLVLMPSLFCWPDLVSGVEAPWQPTLAYPARGIGGLWTSETGPGSGAPAALARLLGRTRASVLCALAEPASTSALALRLGLAPSSVSEHLSALRDAGLLVSHRYGHQVLYERTPLGIALASGPGS, translated from the coding sequence ATGGCCTACCACCTCGACTTCGCCGACACCGACCTCACCCGCATCCGCTTCGCCCTCTCCCCCCTCTGGGAAACCCAGGAAGCCGTCCGTACCCTCAAGCGCCCGGCCCGCCAGGGCCGCCACCTCCCCTGGCTCCGCGCCATCCGCAGCGCGTACGAGCAGCTCGACCTGCACCCCCTCTGGCTCCTGATGCCGGACCGCGGTTACACCCCCACCTTCCTCTGCCCCCCGCCCCTCGGCCCCGACACCCCCTTCTCCGACGAGATCGCCGCCCTCCGCGCCTCCGACCCCCGCACCGCCCACACCCAGCTGGCCCTCGCCCTCACCTGCACCCCCGGCGCGACGGACTCCCCCACCGGCCGGGCCCTGCTCGCCCAACCGGCCGCTGCCGTACGGGACTTGGCCGACCTCCTCGAAGCCGTCTGGCACCGCCTCGTCGAGCCCTACTGGCCCCGCCTGCGCGCCCTCCTCGAAGCCGACCTCCTCTTCCACACCCGCCGCCTGGCCCAGGGCGGCCTGGAGGCCCTCTTCAGCGAGCTGCACCCTCGCCTGGCCTGGACCCCGCCCACGCTCACCCTCACCACCCGGGCGGGCTGGGAAGAACGCAGGCCGCTCGACGGGCAGGGGCTGGTGCTGATGCCCAGCCTGTTCTGCTGGCCGGACCTGGTGTCCGGGGTCGAGGCGCCCTGGCAGCCTACCCTCGCGTACCCCGCCCGGGGCATCGGCGGCCTGTGGACCTCGGAGACCGGCCCCGGATCCGGCGCCCCCGCCGCCCTCGCCCGCCTCCTCGGCCGCACCCGCGCCAGCGTCCTGTGCGCCCTGGCCGAGCCGGCCTCCACCTCCGCGCTCGCCCTGCGCCTCGGCCTCGCCCCCTCGTCCGTGTCGGAGCACCTGTCCGCACTGCGTGACGCGGGCCTGCTGGTGTCGCACCGCTACGGACACCAGGTCCTGTACGAACGCACGCCGCTCGGCATCGCGCTCGCCTCGGGCCCCGGTTCGTGA